One segment of Hippopotamus amphibius kiboko isolate mHipAmp2 chromosome 2, mHipAmp2.hap2, whole genome shotgun sequence DNA contains the following:
- the NEFM gene encoding neurofilament medium polypeptide isoform X1, translating into MSYTLDSLGNPSAYRRVTETRSSFSRVSGSPSSGFRSQSWSRGSPSTVSSSYKRSALAPRLAYSSAMLSSAESSLDFSQSSSLLNGGSGPGGDYKLSRSNEKEQLQGLNDRFAGYIEKVHYLEQQNKEIETEIQALRQKQASHAQLGDAYEQEIRELRATLELVNHEKAQVQLDSDHLEEDIHRLKERFEEEARLRDDTEAAIRALRKDIEESSLVKVELDKKVQSLQDEVAFLRSNHEEEVADLLAQIQASHITVERKDYLKTDISTALKEIRSQLESHSDQNMHQAEEWFKCRYAKLTEAAEQNKEAIRSAKEEIAEYRRQLQSKSIELESVRGTKESLERQLSDIEERHNHDLSSYQDTIQQLENELRGTKWEMARHLREYQDLLNVKMALDIEIAAYRKLLEGEETRFSTFAGSITGPLYTHRQPSITISSKIQKTKVEAPKLKVQHKFVEEIIEETKVEDEKSEMEEALTAIAEELAVSVKEEVKEEAAEGKEEKKEAEEEVVAAKKSPEKATAPELKGEEEGEKEEEEGKEEEEEEEEEGAKSDQAEEGGSEKEVSSEKEEGEQEEEGETEAEGEGEEAAEAKEEKKVEEKGEEVAPKEEPVAEAKVEKPEKAKSPAPKSPVEEVKPKAEAGAKKEEKGEEEKVEEEKKEEAKEAPKEEKVEKKEEKPKDVPEKKKAESPVKEEVVEEVVPKSVKVSSEKDAKEEEKPQKQEKEKEKEKEKVEEVGKKEEGGLKESRKEDIAINGEMEGKEKEEQETKEKGSGGEEEKGVVTNGLDLSPAGEKKSGDKSEEKVVVTKMVEKITSEGGEGATKYITKSVTVTQKVEEHEETFEEKLVSTKKVEKVTSHAIVKEVTQSD; encoded by the exons ATGAGCTACACATTGGACTCGCTGGGCAACCCGTCCGCCTACCGGCGGGTAACCGAGACCCGCTCGAGCTTCAGCCGCGTTAGTGGCTCCCCGTCCAGCGGCTTCCGCTCGCAGTCGTGGTCCCGCGGCTCGCCCAGCACCGTGTCCTCCTCCTACAAGCGCAGCGCGCTGGCCCCGCGCCTCGCCTACAGCTCGGCCATGCTCAGCTCCGCCGAGAGCAGCCTTGATTTCAGCCAGTCCTCGTCCCTGCTCAACGGCGGTTCCGGGCCGGGCGGCGACTACAAGCTGTCCCGCTCCAACGAGAAGGAGCAGCTGCAGGGGCTGAACGACCGCTTCGCGGGCTACATCGAGAAAGTGCACTACCTGGAGCAGCAGAACAAGGAGATCGAGACGGAGATCCAGGCGCTAAGGCAGAAGCAGGCCTCGCACGCCCAGCTGGGCGACGCGTACGAACAGGAGATCCGCGAGCTGCGCGCCACACTCGAGCTGGTGAACCACGAGAAAGCTCAGGTACAGCTGGACTCGGACCACCTGGAAGAGGACATCCACCGGCTCAAGGAGCGCTTCGAGGAGGAGGCACGGCTGCGCGACGACACCGAGGCGGCCATCCGCGCGCTGCGCAAAGACATCGAGGAGTCGTCCCTGGTCAAGGTGGAGCTGGACAAGAAGGTGCAGTCGCTGCAGGATGAGGTGGCCTTCCTGCGGAGCAATCACGAGGAGGAGGTGGCCGACCTGCTGGCCCAGATCCAGGCGTCACACATCACCGTGGAGCGCAAAGACTACCTGAAGACAGACATCTCGACGGCGCTGAAGGAGATCCGCTCCCAGCTCGAAAGCCACTCTGACCAGAACATGCACCAGGCCGAAGAATGGTTTAAATGCCGCTACGCCAAGCTCACCGAGGCAGCCGAGCAAAACAAGGAGGCCATCCGCTCCGCCAAGGAAGAGATCGCCGAGTACCGGCGCCAGCTGCAGTCCAAGAGCATCGAGCTCGAGTCGGTGCGCGGCACCAAGGAGTCCCTGGAGCGGCAGCTCAGCGACATCGAGGAGCGCCACAATCACGACCTTAGCAGCTACCAG GACACCATCCAGCAGTTGGAAAATGAGCTTCGGGGCACAAAGTGGGAAATGGCTCGTCATTTGAGAGAATACCAGGATCTCCTCAACGTCAAGATGGCTCTGGATATCGAGATCGCTGCGTACAG GAAACTCCTGGAGGGTGAAGAGACCAGATTTAGCACATTCGCAGGAAGCATCACTGGGCCGCTGTATACACACCGACAGCCCTCCATCACAATATCTAGTAAGATTCAGAAAACCAAGGTAGAGGCTCCCAAGCTAAAGGTCCAACACAAATTTGTCGAGGAGATCATAGAGGAAACCAAGGTGGAAGATGAGAAATCAGAAATGGAAGAAGCCCTGACGGCCATTGCAGAAGAACTGGCAGTTTCCGTGAAAGAAGAGGTCAAGGAAGAAGCGgctgaaggaaaggaagagaaaaaagaagccgAAGAAGAAGTTGTGGCTGCTAAAAAGTCTCCAGAGAAAGCTACTGCACCTGAACttaaaggagaggaggaaggagaaaaggaagaggaagagggcaaagaggaagaggaggaggaagaagaggagggcgCTAAATCAGACCAAGCCGAGGAAGGAGGATCTGAGAAGGAAGTTTCTAGTGAAAAAGAGGAAGGTgagcaggaagaggaaggagaaacagaGGCTGAAGGTGAAGGAGAGGAAGCCGCCGAAgctaaggaggaaaagaaagtggAGGAAAAAGGGGAAGAAGTGGCTCCCAAGGAGGAGCCAGTGGCAGAAGCCAAGGTGGAGAAGCCAGAGAAAGCCAAGTCCCCTGCGCCCAAATCGCCAGTGGAAGAGGTGAAGCCCAAAGCAGAAGCTGGagccaagaaagaagagaaaggggaggaagagaaagtggaggaagaaaagaaggaagaagcaaaggaagCTCCCAAAGAAGAGaaggtggagaaaaaggaggagaagccAAAGGATGTGCCAGAGAAGAAGAAGGCTGAATCGCCAGTGAAGGAGGAAGTCGTGGAAGAGGTTGTCCCCAAATCAGTAAAGGTGAGCTCGGAGAAGGATGCCAAAGAGGAGGAGAAGCCACAGaagcaggagaaggagaaagagaaggagaaggagaaagtggAAGAGGtaggaaagaaggaggagggaggtttGAAGGAATCCAGGAAGGAAGACATAGCCATCAATGGGGagatggaaggaaaggagaaggaagagcaggAAACTAAGGAGAAAGGCagtgggggagaagaggagaaaggggtTGTCACTAATGGGCTAGACTTGAGCCCAGCAGGTGAAAAGAAGAGCGGTGATAAAAGCGAGGAGAAAGTGGTGGTGACCAAAATGGTAGAAAAAATCACCAGTGAGGGGGGAGAAGGTGCTACCAAATATATCACCAAATCTGTAACCGTCACTCAAAAAGTCGAAGAGCATGAAGAGACCTTTGAGGAGAAACTAGTGTCTACTAAGAAGGTAGAGAAGGTCACTTCACACGCCATAGTAAAGGAAGTCACCCAGAGTGACTAA
- the NEFM gene encoding neurofilament medium polypeptide isoform X2 has product MARHLREYQDLLNVKMALDIEIAAYRKLLEGEETRFSTFAGSITGPLYTHRQPSITISSKIQKTKVEAPKLKVQHKFVEEIIEETKVEDEKSEMEEALTAIAEELAVSVKEEVKEEAAEGKEEKKEAEEEVVAAKKSPEKATAPELKGEEEGEKEEEEGKEEEEEEEEEGAKSDQAEEGGSEKEVSSEKEEGEQEEEGETEAEGEGEEAAEAKEEKKVEEKGEEVAPKEEPVAEAKVEKPEKAKSPAPKSPVEEVKPKAEAGAKKEEKGEEEKVEEEKKEEAKEAPKEEKVEKKEEKPKDVPEKKKAESPVKEEVVEEVVPKSVKVSSEKDAKEEEKPQKQEKEKEKEKEKVEEVGKKEEGGLKESRKEDIAINGEMEGKEKEEQETKEKGSGGEEEKGVVTNGLDLSPAGEKKSGDKSEEKVVVTKMVEKITSEGGEGATKYITKSVTVTQKVEEHEETFEEKLVSTKKVEKVTSHAIVKEVTQSD; this is encoded by the exons ATGGCTCGTCATTTGAGAGAATACCAGGATCTCCTCAACGTCAAGATGGCTCTGGATATCGAGATCGCTGCGTACAG GAAACTCCTGGAGGGTGAAGAGACCAGATTTAGCACATTCGCAGGAAGCATCACTGGGCCGCTGTATACACACCGACAGCCCTCCATCACAATATCTAGTAAGATTCAGAAAACCAAGGTAGAGGCTCCCAAGCTAAAGGTCCAACACAAATTTGTCGAGGAGATCATAGAGGAAACCAAGGTGGAAGATGAGAAATCAGAAATGGAAGAAGCCCTGACGGCCATTGCAGAAGAACTGGCAGTTTCCGTGAAAGAAGAGGTCAAGGAAGAAGCGgctgaaggaaaggaagagaaaaaagaagccgAAGAAGAAGTTGTGGCTGCTAAAAAGTCTCCAGAGAAAGCTACTGCACCTGAACttaaaggagaggaggaaggagaaaaggaagaggaagagggcaaagaggaagaggaggaggaagaagaggagggcgCTAAATCAGACCAAGCCGAGGAAGGAGGATCTGAGAAGGAAGTTTCTAGTGAAAAAGAGGAAGGTgagcaggaagaggaaggagaaacagaGGCTGAAGGTGAAGGAGAGGAAGCCGCCGAAgctaaggaggaaaagaaagtggAGGAAAAAGGGGAAGAAGTGGCTCCCAAGGAGGAGCCAGTGGCAGAAGCCAAGGTGGAGAAGCCAGAGAAAGCCAAGTCCCCTGCGCCCAAATCGCCAGTGGAAGAGGTGAAGCCCAAAGCAGAAGCTGGagccaagaaagaagagaaaggggaggaagagaaagtggaggaagaaaagaaggaagaagcaaaggaagCTCCCAAAGAAGAGaaggtggagaaaaaggaggagaagccAAAGGATGTGCCAGAGAAGAAGAAGGCTGAATCGCCAGTGAAGGAGGAAGTCGTGGAAGAGGTTGTCCCCAAATCAGTAAAGGTGAGCTCGGAGAAGGATGCCAAAGAGGAGGAGAAGCCACAGaagcaggagaaggagaaagagaaggagaaggagaaagtggAAGAGGtaggaaagaaggaggagggaggtttGAAGGAATCCAGGAAGGAAGACATAGCCATCAATGGGGagatggaaggaaaggagaaggaagagcaggAAACTAAGGAGAAAGGCagtgggggagaagaggagaaaggggtTGTCACTAATGGGCTAGACTTGAGCCCAGCAGGTGAAAAGAAGAGCGGTGATAAAAGCGAGGAGAAAGTGGTGGTGACCAAAATGGTAGAAAAAATCACCAGTGAGGGGGGAGAAGGTGCTACCAAATATATCACCAAATCTGTAACCGTCACTCAAAAAGTCGAAGAGCATGAAGAGACCTTTGAGGAGAAACTAGTGTCTACTAAGAAGGTAGAGAAGGTCACTTCACACGCCATAGTAAAGGAAGTCACCCAGAGTGACTAA